The DNA region GTGACCCTCACCTCGGGGCGCCGGGGGACGCGCGAGGAGAGGCCGCTGGCCGAGCTCTCCGGGGAGGCGCTGCTCTTCGAGCTCTACTGTCTCGCGGTGCTCGAGAAGCGGCGGCTGGACGAGGTGGTCCAGACGGCGGTGCGCACCCTGCGCCTCGTCGTGGAGCTGGAGAATCGCGATCCGGTGGCCCGGCTCGACGAGCTCGTCGCTGCGCGACTTGGCGGCGAGTCCTTCGCCACGCTGCTCGGCACGCAGGGGATCGTGCTGCGCAACGCGCCGCTGCTGGCCGCGCTCGAGGCGCTGCGGTCGCTCGCGGACAAAGTGGAGCTTGCGGTCCCGCTCGACCGGGGAGGAGCGGTGCCGGTGGCCGACGTCGCGGTGGACGACTTCCGCCGCGCCGTGATCCGCCTCGGTCGCGCGCTCCAGACGCCGCACTCGCCCGAGCGCGTGCTCGCGGTGATCGTGGACAAGATCGTGCCCGAGGTGCGGCGGCTTCCGCGTCAGGTCATCGCGCCCGGGGCGCACGACCTCGGGCGGCTCGTCTCGCTCGCGCTCTCGGGCGTGCCGGCGCGCTACGCGCTCAGGCGCCCCTGGAAGACGGTGAACCTGGACCAGCTCGTGACCTGCGGCACCGGCCTCGAGCCGGGGATCCGCAACTGCCTCGGCTGCCCGGTGAACAACCTCTACGGCACGGTCTTGAAGACGGCGCAGAGCCTGGGCTACGACGAGATCATCACCTACGAGGCCACGGGCTGCTTCGAGGTCTACTCGGGGATCTGGCCCTACACGGGGAAGGTCTTTCCGTCGCTGCACGGGGTCTTCGGCGGGGCGGCCTCGGAGCTCCTCGGCGGCCTCGCGGCCAAGCGCGCGCGGGCCAAGTTCGCCGCGAAGCACGGCGCGCAGCCGGCGGCGTCGAACGGATCGCTCCCGCGCACGCTGCACCTCGGCTGGGGGGGGGACGGGGCGACCTTCGACATCGGCTTCGGCAACCTCTCGGGGCTCTTCTCGCGGCTGCAGCGCCTCGGGCGGGACGAGCTCGCGGAGTCCCTGCACCAGCGGGCGCTCTACGTCTGCTACGACAACGAGGGCTACCAGAACACGGGGAACCAGTACTCGGCGGCCACCGCGCCGGGCGGGAACACCACGACGAATCCGCGCGGCAAGGCGCGGACTCTCGGGAACGACCTGCGCAAGAAGCCCATCGTGGAGATCATCGCGGACCACGGCGTGCCGCTCTCGGCGCGCCTCAACATCCACCGGCAGCAGCACATCAGCCGGGTGGTGGCGCGGGCGCTCGAGGACGGGGACCGCGGCAGCTTCATCCACTTCCTGCAGCCCTGCACGACCGGCTGGAAGTTCACGGCCGACAGCCTGACCTACGATCTGTCGCATCTCGCGGAGGCCGGCGGGCTCTTCTCGCCCGTGACCATCGAGCACGGCGTGCCGTACCTCGAGCTCTACCCCACGCCGAGAGATCCGGCGGAGGTCTTCATGACGCTCCAGGCCCGCTTCAAGCACCTCGTGGACCTGGGGGTCACGGCCAAGGCCGACCTCGAGCGCGTGATGGACTACTACCGCGGCGAGTGGCAGCGAAACCTGGAGCTCTGCGGCTTCGAGGCCGAGATCCCGCGCGCCGAGCGGCTGGCCTACCTCGACGAGGATCACCGCCTGCCCCGCGTCTCGCAGGGGGTCTGAGGCGCGCTAGGCGGCCGGCATCCCGCCCGGCTCGCTGCTCGTGCGAGATCTCCGGGAACCCTGAGCCCGCGGTGGTGTCCGAGCCTGCATCCAGGACGTCCGCAGGCAGCGCGGGAGGCGCAGTACGCCTCGTGCGAAGGGGCGTCGTCCGTCCAACCTTCAGCGGGAGGAAAACCATGCACGAGGTGTTTCGAGTCGGTGGGTTCGGCATGTGGCCGACGCTCTTCTTTGGCCTTCTGCTCCTCGGAGTCGCGGGGTGGTACGCGGCGCGGCCCGAGCGGCGGTTCATGCCTCTCCTCGTGAGCGCCGGGCTCATGACCCTTCTGAGCGGGCTCCTCGGCTTCTCGATGGGGCTCGTGAATTCGCTCCTGCACCTCGGCAAGGTGAACCCGGACGACCGCTACATCTGGCTCATCGGCCTCGGCGAGTCGCTCTACAACGTGGTCTTCGCGCTCGTCTTCCTCATGCTCGCGGCCATCGCCGCGTCGGTGGGCGCGTGGCGGCTCGCGCGGAGCCCGGCTGGCCGCTCCACCTTCGGCCATGGGGTCGCCTGACCCCCGCTAACGGTGAGCTAACCCACCGAAGGCACTGCCGCCCATCGTGGCACGCAGGTTGCTTTAGCCGGGTTGTCCTACATTCTGGAGGCGTCCCATGTCGAGACGGCATCAGCCGTTCGTGTGCATTGCTCTCGTGGTCGCGCTTGGTACGACCGGCGCCCACGCGGCCAAGTCCCGAGGCGTCGCCAACACGTCCCAGATCCTGGAGCGCTACAAGCGCGCCGAGCAGAGGTACGTCACGGCAGCGGAGCAGGCGGGCGCTCGCCGCTGGAAGGTCTACGAGATGATCCGGACGCTCGAGTCCTCGCTCTCGGGGAGCTTCCTGCCGAAGAGCTGGCAGAAGGCGGGAGAGCAGGTGAACGCCGAGCTGGAGAAGCTCCTGTCGGCGATCGGTGCGCAGCCGGGGAGCGTGAAGCTCGACACCGCGACCCGCCGCGAGCCCGTACCGCTCCTCGGCGCTCGGCTGGGCTGGAAGTGGGACGTGCGGCCTTCGGGCAAGGCGGTGAAGAGCTGGATCGCCGAGCTCACCAAGCTCGAGGAGCAGGTGGGAAGCACCGCCGGCGCCCTGGCGGCCTTCACCTCCGCGACGAAGGCGATTCCGGCGCAGCTCGACGCGCGCTTCACGGCGCGCATGGCGGAGGTCGAGAAGGCGGCCTCAGGGCGGCTGACGAAGAAGGCGGCGGGGGTGCTGTACCGGCGCGCGGTGGACCTCGAGAGACGGATCGCGCAGCTGGCCTCGGAGCATGACGCCGTGAAGGGCGGGGAGATGTCGGCGAGCGGCTCCATGCACAGGAACGGTCTGTTCGGCGTCGGAGAGGTGAATGCGCACTACTCGGCGTCCGGCAGCAGCGCCTTCGCGACCAAGGGGCCGGTGCCGCGCAAGTACTACATCCGGTACACCCCGACGGCGGGGGCCGAGGGGGACATCCGGAGCGCGGTGGAGGCGCGGGCGGCCGTTCAGGCCGTGTACGAGCTGTCGGCCATCCTGTGGGCGCTGCAGAAGGGAGCTCCGGAGCACCCCGAGTACGTCGCGCCGTTCATGGACTGGATGAATCACTCCGAGGTGAGGGTCTCCCGGGTCAAGGATCCGTCGAACCTGGACAGCCGCTGGTGGAAGAACGACTGGGAGCACCTGGAGGCCTTCAGCGTGCACTCTCCCGAGGGAGCGATCGGCGCTCTCACGTCGTTCGGTCTCGCCTCTCCCGCGATGAAGCAGGCCATCAAGAAGGTTGCGCTCGGCTTCCGGTAGCCTCGGAGGCCCGGGCATCTCCCCGCGGGCGCGCGGCCACGACGTGGCCGCCGGCGTGAAGCCTCATAGGGACACCTGACCTCAGCTCGTCGTCGGTCGACGGCGGAAGCCTGCAATCTCGCGCCGCACGGCCTGGGCCGTCCCTGGTGCGTGAGTTGCAGAAGCCCCCGGGTGATGGCCAGCGTTCCGCGGGCGGCTGCCCGTAGACCCTATTTCGCGCGCGGTCTCGCCCTGGTCTTGCTGGCCGCGGCCTGGCTCGCCGCGGGTCCGGCGGCGCAAGCCCGGGGCAAGGCCCCGCCGCGCCCCTGGAGCCACATCGAGTACGGCGCGGCGAACTACGCCGGCTCGCCGGGGGCTGACCCCGCGCAGCAACACGTGCGGCTCTTCGCCACCATCGAGCAGCTGGTGGCGCGAAACGGTCCCCGCGGGAAGCTCTACCTGAACGACCTTCCCGCGCACCTGGACGGCGTGCTCGCGGCGGTGCAGCGCTTCGTAACCGAACGGAACTGGACCGAGCTCGAGGTGATCCCCTGGGAGGCGGACTTCACGAAGGGGCCCCTACCGCGCACCGATACGGCGCACCTCTCGCATCCGGAGCCGGCGCTGATCTCCGCCGCCTGCATCCGGCGCTTCGCCGCGCGAGCCAGGGTGGTCGTGGTGACGACGCACGGCGTGAAGCAGATGACGCGTGCGCTCGAGGAGCTCGGGACCGGCCTCGGCCACCAGGACCATGGCCCGGCGCAACCCTACGTGGATCACCAGGGGACCGCGTGGCGCTTCGAGGCGCGGGTGCACGTCTTCTCGCGACGGCCGCAGGCGGTGCGCAAGAACCCCCTCGCGCCGCGTCGGAGGTAGCTCACCCCGGCGGGGCGGGATACGGCGGGAGCGTGGTGAGGCGTCGGTCCTCGAGCGCGCGACCCACGGCCAGGTGGTAGAGCACCTGGTGGTCCTCGCCCTCGAGCCCGAGCAGTCGGTGCACCACGTCGTCGAAGAAGCAGCCGATCCCGGTAGCGCGAAGGCCGCGCGCCTCGGCCTCGAGGTAGCAGACCTGCCCGAGCGCGCCGGCCTCCCAGTAGAGAGCCCGGTAGAACCAGGCCCCGTGCCCCTCGAGGCTCGGGCGAAACCGCGCCAGGTAGCTCATCGCGAAGACCCCGTCGGAGGCGATCTCCTGCGTGCAGCTCGCGAAGCGCGCGAACTCGGTCACCACGCCGGGGGCGAGCCGATAGAAAGGAAGATGGGCGGGTGCCTCGTCGGGGCGGCTCCATTCGAAGTCCGGGCGCAGCGCCTGCCGTAGCCGCGCCGCACCGTCGGGGGTGCGCGCGAGCAGGTAGAGGCCCGGCGCGAGCTCGTCCACGCGATGCACGAAGAAGACCAGGTCGTGCGCGGGCGGGTACGGCCACGCCTCGTGCGGAGGCCGGTCGGCGCGTGGGAGCAGCCGGTCGAGGAGCGCGAAGAAGCTCGCGGCCGACAGGGTGGCCTCGCCGTCGTAGGCCTGCGCGCTGCGGCGCGAGCGGATCAGGTGGGCCGCGCTGACGGGGGCCCCGGTGTCGGGGAGCGCGCTGGGAGGCGGCGCGACGAGACCCGCGTGGCCCGTGGACGCTAGCGCTGCCGCAGTCGCCGAGGCCGCCTCCCCCTTGTGCGTCGCGCGGCTCACCTCGTCGATGACGTCCCAGGGCTCGTGGTCCGGGCTCAAGGTCTCCGCGCGGCCTCGCCACAGCGCGTGCTCCACCGCCTCGCGCGTCCGTGCGTCGGGCCAGGGGGCCGCGCACCACGCGCTTTCGGGGGGCTCGGGAGAGATCGCGAGGAGCAGCTCCGGGACTTCGCGCTCGGGCGCCACCGGGAAGTCCTTCGCGCGATCCACGCCCAGCAGGCGCGCCAGGCCGTCGTCGTCCACGTGCGGGGCGAGCCGCGTGTGCCATCCCACGCACCCGGCGGCGTAGGCCACGGCGGCCAGCGCGTGCCCGGCGTCGAGCTGGCAGTAGCGATAGGCTCGCTCGCCGTACTTCCAGGCCTCGCGCCAGTGAATCGAGGTGAGCGCGACGAAGAAGCTCGCCTCGGGAAGCCCCGCCGCGAGCTCCCGCCAGAGCTCCTCGGAGAGCACCGCGCGCTCCTCCAGCGCGTGCTCGCGGCTCAGGTAATGGAAGATCGCGGGCGTCGAGGAGAGACCGTCGACGCTGGGCAGCAGCAGGTAGCCCTCGGTCGGGTGGAGGTTTCCGCTCGACGGATTGGCTCGGAGGGCCCAGCGCGAGCCGCCGTGGGCCTTCCAGGCGGTGAGTCCGAGCGACAGGCCGAGGAGCGTCGAGAGCGTGGACGCGTCGAGCGGCCGCGCGACGTGTGGGCCGCCGAGCGCGTCGAGGCTGAGCTCCGGGTCCGGTTCACCGAGGGGCAGCGCCGAGCGGGGGGCGCCGGCGAAGCGCCGCCAGGGGTCCGGTTGCGTGGCCCAGTCGAGGTAGCCGAGCGAGGCGGCGTAGCGGCCGGGGGCGTGCTTGCTTCGTTCGTGGTACGCGAGCACGGTGGAGAGCGGGGAGTTCGACGGAGGTCGGCCTCGGGCCGTGTCAGCGGCGATGCGCGACCTCCTCGAGGTCACCGAGAAGCTCGCTGGCCGAGCGGCTTCCGGTGGTCCCGTGCAGGAACGCACCGTTTTCGTCGACGTAGAAGACGAAGGGAAGTGAACGTGCCCAGGGCATGTGGTGTCGCCAGAGCTCCAGCAGAGCGGGGTCGGGTTCGTCACAGTCCGCGGCCACGGCGATGAAGGATTCGTTGAGGCGCGCCTTCACCGCCTCTTGGGGAATGGCGCCCTCGACGAGAGCGCGACAGTCAGTGCAGGCCTCGCGACCGAACTCGATGAAGACCTTCTTCCTCGCGGTCTTCGCCGCGACGAGGGCGTCCGAGAGAGAGGTGTACCACTGGATGGCGCCGCGGTCGTTGAAGTGCGGGTGAGCCCCCGGGGCAAGCGTCGTCATGTCAGCTGCTCCTTCACGTGCTATACGAAGCGTACGCGCCTCGGCGAGGACCGAGGTCGCGGCCCCGGGCCCCTTCCGGGAAGAGGCCCCTGGTCGGCAAAGTATAGGCGGGAGAGGAAGACGGACCACGGGATGCCGGAGCTTTTCGATGAAGATATCCAACGTCTCAGAAGCCCGGGTGCCCGGGGCGCAGGTGGTCGAGGGGAGGAGCGCAGCCTGCGCGGAGGTAGCCGGCGTTCGCGTGCCGCGGCTCATCTACGGCACAGCCTGGAAGGAAGGGGAGACGGCCCGGCTGACGCGCCTGGCGCTCGACGCGGGGTTTCGCGGAATCGACACCGCCAACCAGCGCCGACACTATCACGAGGCGGCGGTAGGGGAGGCGCTCGCGGCGGCGGTCGCGGAGAGAGGGATCGCGCGCGAGGAGGTCTTTGTTCAGACGAAGTTCACCAATCGCGCCAGCCAGGACAGTCGGCTCCCGTATGACCCCGCAGCCGCGCTGAGCGCGCAGGTCGAACAATCCTGCGAGAGCTCGCTCGGCCACCTCGGCGTGGGGCGGGTGGACGCCTATCTCTTGCACGGTCCGTCGAGGCGCCAGGGGTTGACGGCTGACGACTGGGAGACCTGGCAGGCGATGGAGTCCTTGCACCACGCGGGGAAGGCTCGTCTCCTCGGCATCTCGAACGTGTCCGAGGAGCAGCTCCGGGAGCTCTGGACGCAGGCCTCGGTCAAGCCGAGAGTGGTGCAGAACCGGTGCTACGCCTCGCGGGGCTGGGATCGCGCCGTCCGTACCTTCTGTGCCGAACAGGGCCTGCTCTATCAGGGCTTCTCGCTCCTGACCGCCAACGCGGAGGTGCTTCACTCGCCGCGGGTCCGGGCGATCGCCGTTCATCGCGGCGCCACGGCGGCTCAGGTGGTCCTCCGGTTCGCGCTCCAGCTGGGCCTGATCGCCCTTACCGGCACGAGCTCCGCCGCGCACATGGCGGAGGACCTGGCCGTCTTCGACTTCGAGCTCGATTCGGTAGAGGTCCAGGAGATAGAGAACCTGGCGGGTTAAGCGCGGGAGGCCACGCCAGCGGGGGCTCAGGGACAGCGCACGGCCAGAATACCCCCCTCCGCGCGCGCGACGATCGCCGCTCCGACTACCGCCAAGGATTGTCGGTGCGCGGCGGTCCACCGAGCAGGCGGAGCGCCTGGCGAGCGTCTCGTCCCTTCGTTCGCTCGAGCGCCGAGAGCGCCGCCTTGAAAGCCCGCGGACGGCCGAGGGCGTGGTCTACCTGCCTCGCGAGCTCACCCGGCGCGTCGTAGTCGTAGGTCGTGAAGAACGTGCGGTGCAGTGCGTGTTCCCCCACGAGCTCGGCGAGCCGAAGCGCGAAGAGGTACCGCGGGTAGTACGCGTGGTGCTTGTCCGGCCCTGCGTGTTCCAGCCGCCGAATGGCCACGCGCATCGAGAAGTACTCGGTGAGTCCCTCATAGAGCTCGGGCGAACTGTACCGCGAGAAGATCTCGGAGAGGCCGTGGACCACCTCGTGGGCCACCATCTGGCGCCAGGTGAAGGCCAGGTCCCGCGAGGCCAGCGCTCGCCCACCCCAGTTGAACACCCCCGCGAGCTCGGGGAACGGATCGTCACGGTGGCGGCTAAGTTCTTTGAGGACGGCGCGCTTGACGGTGTAGAGCGGAACCTGCCGCGCGTCGAGCCCGAGCTCGTCGCTCACCGCGTCGCGGATGCGGTTCTTGAACGCGCGCAAGAGCCGGCGTTGTGAGCCGAAGGGCAGGCTCTCGATACGGATCCGCGCCAGGGGCCCGTGCGTCAAGGTGCCGTCCCGGAAGAGGACGGCCACCGAGATGGCCCCCGAGCTCTTGTGGCGGTGGATCGCGACGACGCGCGCGGGCTCGTTGCGCTCGCCCGTCCTCGGATTCCGCAGGACGAGCTTGGCACCCAGTCGGACGCGTCCCGGATCGGCCTCCTCGCGGAGCTGCCGCGCGAGCGCCGTGTCGGGGCCGGCGACGAGCAAAGCGAGCGCGCACGCGGCGCCGCGGTAGATTGCCGTGAGAGTCATGATGACCGCTCCACATGCAATCCGGGCGCCAAGCGCCGTCGTCGTGAGTTCGCGGGCTTCGGACGCGGGCGGAGCCCGAGCCGTCCGGGTTTCGGTGACCCGCGAGGCGGCGCTACAGCAAATGCGCCGACGAGCTGTCTCGGTGTCGTTGACGCGTACCGGTCCTCGACTTCGAGCTCGAGTCGGTGGACGTCGAGGCGATCGAGCGCCTGGCGGGTTGGGCGCGAGAGACCGCACCCTTCGGAGCTCAGGGACAGCGCACGTCCAGGATGACCCCCTCCGCGCCCGCGACGACCGCCTGTCCGACCCCGAGCGGCCACACGGTCCGGAGGTTGGCGGTCGTGGCCGTCGGGACGCTGGTCCAGGTGGTGCCGTCGAAGTGCAGGACGGTGCCCTTCTCTCCCACGGCCCAGACGTCTTTCGCGTGGACCCCGTTCACGGCGAGCAGTGTCTGGGAGGTCTGCTGCGGCAGGGTGCTCCAGCCGTGGCCGTTCTCGTGGCGCATGAGCCCCTTCTCTCCGACGACATAGATGTCCGCCGGACCGCTGCCCCAGAGCCCATAGGTGAGGCCCTTCGCGGCCCCGGTCGCCACCGCGGTCCAGGCCGTGCCATCGAAGTGCCTCAGCGTGCCGGAGCGCTCGAGAGCCCAGACGTCCGTTGGGCCGCTGCCCCAGATTCCCTCCGGGGAACCCGCTCCGGACGTGCCGGGTGGATTGATGTCGAGCGGCAGGAGCTGCGTTCCGGACAGGTGAGTCCCGACGCCGTAGTCTCCGACGAAGTACACGTCCGAGGGCCCTGAGCCCCAGATCCTTCGCACCCAGAGCGGCGGCTGTCCCGCCGGCCCCTTCATGGTGACGCGCTGCCAGCCGCTCCCATCGAGGCGGAAGACTCCCTCCGTCGCCGCGCCGGTGGTGTAGATGTCGCTCGGCCCCGAGCCCCAGATGCTGCTGATGGTGTACCGAAGGTCCGGAGGGTGGCTCACGCCGTTCCAGCGCTGCCCGTCGTAGCGGAAGACCGCGCCTTCCTCGCCGCCGAGGTACACGTTGGTGCGGCTGCTCCCCCAGCTGCTGACCCAGTCGTTGCCGTAGAGCATGGGCTTCCATTCCCGACCATCGAAGTGCACGACCCCCCCATTCCATCCGGCCGCGAAGATGTCGTTCGGGCCGCTGCCCCAGACCCCGTAGAGGAAGCTCGTGGGGTGCATCAGCTTCGTGTAGGCCTTGCCGTCC from Deltaproteobacteria bacterium includes:
- a CDS encoding aldo/keto reductase yields the protein MKISNVSEARVPGAQVVEGRSAACAEVAGVRVPRLIYGTAWKEGETARLTRLALDAGFRGIDTANQRRHYHEAAVGEALAAAVAERGIAREEVFVQTKFTNRASQDSRLPYDPAAALSAQVEQSCESSLGHLGVGRVDAYLLHGPSRRQGLTADDWETWQAMESLHHAGKARLLGISNVSEEQLRELWTQASVKPRVVQNRCYASRGWDRAVRTFCAEQGLLYQGFSLLTANAEVLHSPRVRAIAVHRGATAAQVVLRFALQLGLIALTGTSSAAHMAEDLAVFDFELDSVEVQEIENLAG
- a CDS encoding thioredoxin family protein, whose product is MTTLAPGAHPHFNDRGAIQWYTSLSDALVAAKTARKKVFIEFGREACTDCRALVEGAIPQEAVKARLNESFIAVAADCDEPDPALLELWRHHMPWARSLPFVFYVDENGAFLHGTTGSRSASELLGDLEEVAHRR
- a CDS encoding SagB/ThcOx family dehydrogenase, translated to MLAYHERSKHAPGRYAASLGYLDWATQPDPWRRFAGAPRSALPLGEPDPELSLDALGGPHVARPLDASTLSTLLGLSLGLTAWKAHGGSRWALRANPSSGNLHPTEGYLLLPSVDGLSSTPAIFHYLSREHALEERAVLSEELWRELAAGLPEASFFVALTSIHWREAWKYGERAYRYCQLDAGHALAAVAYAAGCVGWHTRLAPHVDDDGLARLLGVDRAKDFPVAPEREVPELLLAISPEPPESAWCAAPWPDARTREAVEHALWRGRAETLSPDHEPWDVIDEVSRATHKGEAASATAAALASTGHAGLVAPPPSALPDTGAPVSAAHLIRSRRSAQAYDGEATLSAASFFALLDRLLPRADRPPHEAWPYPPAHDLVFFVHRVDELAPGLYLLARTPDGAARLRQALRPDFEWSRPDEAPAHLPFYRLAPGVVTEFARFASCTQEIASDGVFAMSYLARFRPSLEGHGAWFYRALYWEAGALGQVCYLEAEARGLRATGIGCFFDDVVHRLLGLEGEDHQVLYHLAVGRALEDRRLTTLPPYPAPPG